The genomic segment TTGTAGAGATGGACACTTGTAGAGACGTTTGGATAGTCTACAATGCTACGCAGTATCTTGTCCAGATGTGCCCGCACGTCTGGGAATTTGAGAACAACATTATGAAGTTCTTCCTTGTCCAGTGTTACGTCTGcaaaacacagagcacagaaaaTCAAAGGGAGCAAGACTTTTATGATTGTTTTTTACTTCTTGAAAGCATATGAGGATCGAGTGGTTGAAGTTTGGTTTCTGAAGCTAGGAACTCACCAAAAAGCTGTGGGGGGACACTCAGGCCATCTGCATAGGCAATATATTTCCACCGGCCACTTCTCAGCATGTATGTAGAGGCGTTGGCATTACAACCATGATATTCACTCAGAACCCAGTCTGGATGTTGCTTCTTGGAAAAAGTGCTGGCCGTGGACAGCAGAGGAAGGAGCGAGTGGCCACTGAGAACACCAACTGCTGAAATACCAGCAATGTCTGCAAAATAGGGTGTTACATCCAGTTAAAATACTAAAATCTAAACTAGtccttttattctgtttccTTTACAGACAGTATGCAGACAGTTCAAATCCCTCCACATCATGATTACTATAGCGCATTTATTCTACCTttcaacagacattttgatgaTTTATAATCTTTGATCTTAGACGTTTGAATCCTATGTTTTCTGTCTACTTCCTTACCCAGCAAAGTGGGATAGAGATCCACCAAAGACACAAGCTGGTTGACCTGCAGGCCAGACATCAGCCCAGGACCCATGACCAGCAGGGGAACATGGGAACTGCCTTCAAACATTGACATCTTGTAGAACTGCCGGTGCTCCATGGCCAGCTCTCCATGGTCGGCCGTAAAGATCACAACAGTGTTGTTAAGCAGGCCATTCTCTCTCAGAGCTGAAATCACCTGGCCTGGTGTGGGAGACAGATGGTAAGcattgagctgctgctggattttGACTAATTCAACTAAATTGGGTAAAAATCCAGCAGTTGAAAGACATTATTCAAACACTAGCAGCAGGATAAAGTGGTGGTAAACAGGATCTCACTATATGTGCTCTAAAGGGAAAAGATTGTATAGGCTTTAATATGCcttgtaatatttttttcatcattcacTTTCCCACTCAAAGTTGCTTAACATGTTAAAATATTAAACCAATACAGAGCATTTAACAGAAATGTATCTCTTGCTGATGCAGAGGAGTTTATggattttcttgcttttttaaataaaaggcTGATCACTGTCACTTTATATATTCAGGGAAGTTTCACTGAGAGTAATTCAAGTCAAAGTAGCCAAATGTTCTAACAGGCAGCACTGAATCAACAGTAATACTGCTAAAGAAATTCAGTGCAATTTGCACTGTAAATTTGATATAATAGTATTACTGATAAGCCTCAAATCTATTTACTTGTTGTTGCCTGGTATGCTACGCCTTGTTTTATAGCCAGTTCCCACTACTGTGATGCTGTTTCTTTTCTAAAGTACATGTTTGGGATCTGTGATCCTGTACAAAGAAACTGCTCCTCAGGTTTCGTCTGATTCATCAGTCATCTTGGCAACAGAGTTTGGTTTAAACTTGAACCATCTTTGTGAGTCCCAAAGACAAAGGTTAAGCTCAAAGTTAGCTGTCAAACCCACCACTTCCTGCTTAGAGAGATTGCCCACTGGAGAATTACTGCTATCAACTTACCCAGCATAGCATCTGCTTCAGCACACATGGCATAATAGAAGGCCCTTATGCTTTTGACTTCCTCCTCAGTGAAAACACCACTGCAGTTTTTGGTGAAGGTAGAGTAGACGTCAACAGGGTGCATGGCAGCAGTGGGCAGCCATTTAGGAACAGTGATGAGCTCAGAAGACAcctgtgtgtgtaaagtaaGAACTTTTATCATGAtctctataaaaaaaacatacgaTGTGATTCTGCAGTAATAGAGAGAAAACACTCAATAAACACGGAAAGCAAAAGCTTGCCTTTTTCAGCCAGTATGGTGAGGTAAGGAAGGTGGATCCTCCTCCAGTGGGGCCCAG from the Enoplosus armatus isolate fEnoArm2 chromosome 4, fEnoArm2.hap1, whole genome shotgun sequence genome contains:
- the arsk gene encoding arylsulfatase K, which gives rise to MNIEVLALIFLFQLYGQSLCQNGTRPDIVMVMSDAFDGRLTFDPGRKVVQLPYINYLRELGTTFLNAYTNSPICCPSRAAMWSGQFVHLTQSWNNYKCLDANATTWMDLLEANGYLTKMIGKLDYTSGSHSVSNRVEAWTRDAQLLLSQEGRPVTQLVGNMSTVRIMRTDWKNTDTATQWINQRAASSHQPFALYLGLNLPHPYKTESLGPTGGGSTFLTSPYWLKKVSSELITVPKWLPTAAMHPVDVYSTFTKNCSGVFTEEEVKSIRAFYYAMCAEADAMLGQVISALRENGLLNNTVVIFTADHGELAMEHRQFYKMSMFEGSSHVPLLVMGPGLMSGLQVNQLVSLVDLYPTLLDIAGISAVGVLSGHSLLPLLSTASTFSKKQHPDWVLSEYHGCNANASTYMLRSGRWKYIAYADGLSVPPQLFDVTLDKEELHNVVLKFPDVRAHLDKILRSIVDYPNVSTSVHLYNKKAFGAWRQSLGENYSQAIANLRWHVDWQKDALANERAIDKWLYGSV